A window of Chiloscyllium plagiosum isolate BGI_BamShark_2017 chromosome 2, ASM401019v2, whole genome shotgun sequence genomic DNA:
GGGCGGATTCCTTTTCCTGACGGGTAGCAGTGAGCCTGGTGGGGGTTTTATCACAGCTGTTGTCAGCGGTTATGTGGTCACCTTTTTAGTCTCGTtgcttattccagatttttattgtatttaaaATTTACTGACGGTCATGGGATgcaaatccctctgttctcctgtcacctttttttaaaataaaactatatGAAGGTCTGTCTTGTCGTCATGACAAATGCAAGAATACGGAATTTGATCACTGTTATGACctagggtaaacccctctgctaatttaacccccacacacCGAAGCTCATCTCGCACTTTAATCTCTcaaatttcaagaggcaaagagctgccccagaggtcactatttaaactAAAACTTAACTGTTTCATTCTTTAAGTCCAGAAGAGCACATTAGATAACTATTTACAATGCCTttttcttaaacctatcttttatcccCCCACTCTACAGCactggtcctttttttttaagaaaaatctcCTATTCAGATCACCTTTtccaaaccagtcagctttgttaaTTTACCATTATAGATTTTCTTGtcatcttttcttcagtattctgcttcCCAGGTCTGTCTTATGACCAGGTACCTTTCAGTGAGCTATTTGGCTCACAGTCTATACTTGTTGGTTTTCTTGACACTTCTCCCCCGACTGTTCAAAATGCCTGGTTTTTATGCCCCAAAATATCGGataatttcattggtttgatgtcatcaaaacactaaattcaaatttgattggattttggtatctggggcgaaatttaaactggccgaactcgaatttgtttttgttcctcgGCAATGCGACACCAGCTacttgtttcaaccaaatgttaaaagctgtgctttgtcagtccttgctcGCTTCCTCTCTAAGGTACAGtgcacacctacaccttcataacaatcaCCATCTATACAGCAGGTAAAATGTCTATCTTCACTCGTTCATGGAATGTGGCTGTCTCACTGCTGATCCTgcgtttattgcccgtccctagttgcctcttcagaaggcgatggtgagctgcccccttgaactgctgcagtccatatgctgtaggtgaACCCACAGTGCCCGTAGGGAATGCATTGCTGAGTCACAATccccattctgtgaatgaatgagagaCAGACATTCCGCTTTTTACCACATTGGGGGTGTCCCACCCCCAAAGCACACTTCCATAGaaagcctacagtgtggaagcaggccatttggtctaacGAGTCCCCctgagcttcccacccagacccccccacccccctcccttcTTGTGTATCCcggcatttgccatggctaacgcacctaacctacacatctctggacacgatatgggcaatttaccatatcCAATCCATCTAATTTGCACGTCTTTGGACaatggtaggaaactggagcacccagaggaaacccacgcaaacattgggagaatgtgtggagtttgcacagtcactggagggtgaaattgaacctgggtccctgatgctgtgaggcagcagtgctaaccactgtgccactcatggactgtggcagttcaagaaggcaacttaccaccaccttctcgaggggcaactaggaacgggcagtaagtgctggcccagccagctacACCCACGTCCTatgaaattgtatttttaaaaagaaacacattttaaGCAGGCTTGTCTTCTGCTTCAATCTCTGTTCTTCACTCTCCTCCCTTCCTATCTCACTGTCTCACCCTCTGTAATAGTAGTTACATCTTCCAGGTGAGACGTGAATCCGATGTCGTGCCTGAAATGAAGATGTTACAGATCCATGGCCAGTATTTGAAAAGGATGAGGGGAGAGCTGTCAGTATTCTGACCAATGTTTCTCTGTCTACAATTGCATAAGAAACCTGTTAACTGCTTATTTTTCCTGGAGACCTTGCTGCATGCCATGTGCTGCTGCTAATGTTGCACTGCCTATTTTAAGACACTGTTGTAGGTGGAGCATTGAAGGTATTGCTGAGACAGTGGGGGAGGTGCCATATAAAATTACACCATTTATTATCTTCTAAAACTATattctttccttttaaaaaggAAACTTCTCTGTTCGATTTAAGAGGATTCTGTGCAGTGTTTGGCTGTGAATGTTCAGGGTGCAAGTTGTGGTTTTTCAGAGATACTCatgatctttctttctttctgtcttcctcctcctcctcctcctcctcctcctcatgtTTCTCTTTTGGTAACTCTGATCTGTATTAGATCTCACACAGAGGTGAGCTTCCTGCCTGTATCCTTGTATCTTACCTGTTTTTCTATTTGAGGTGAAATGTCGCACTCAGTCAGTTTTCCTCCCTCCCCCCCGCCTTTTCgttagtgtgtgtgtctgacgATAGTACTGTCCCACTCCTTGTGACTGGTGTTGCCTCTGAGCAGGAACAAGGAAGCAAAATGTACAGAAAATACTCAATAGGTCTGCAGGGAGACTGAGATAAGAGTCAAAGTTTCCACTCTGTGCCCTGTCATCAGCAAAGGAGCCACTTGTGAATAACAGCAAACCCTTTTATCCTTAACCTCCTGCTCGTGCCCGGTGATAACTCTGGGAAACTTCCCTTTTGAGTAACACGCTGTTCCTCTGCAGCTGTGTTACAGGTTGCCTCCTGAATAGTGTGCAACCCTCCTGAATGGAAGCAGTACTGTTTGTTTTAGGAAACTGGAGGGTTACAGATAAATCTCGTTCCTTTTGGGGTCTGGGCTTTCTGGGTGTCTGGTTGGATATACTGGCTGATACAGTCCTCCCTATCCCAGGTACTGAGGCCAGTGTAGCACCCGTCATGTGTTGGTCCAGTGGTCTCTTGGGTTTAATGCAGCGTTCCTGGTTTATCCTTGTATTAATTTTCTGTGGAGAATGTAATTTGTTGTGGTGCTGGTCAGTGCTCTGGTGTGTTGGCTCTTGAATTTCATTCATTGATTGAGGTCCCTTGCAGACAGGgatgtctctctccctccctcggAGGAGGAGTCTGTATGTGGCTGTATAGACTGATGGGGCTACCAGAGGCGGTTACACTTGGGATTGGTGGTCACGGGAACGGAGTGGGTCGGGTGCTGGTGTGGCAGCTCTTTACATTGTTTCTCTTCTCACCACCTAATGGATCACCCACTACCATGTTGAAGGGTGGGTGAATTGAAAGGCCGgtctccattcattcattcattcattcattggatgcaACATTACTGCCTAGGTCAGCGTTCCTTCCCTGTTCCTCATTATCCACAGGGTGATTAAGTCAGCATCACTGTTGTGGGACCAGTCTCGCATGTAGGCAACActgggtaagggtggcagatatCCCACACTGAAGggtatgagtgaaccagatgggtttttacatcaTTCAGCAGTAGCTACAAGATCACTTCAGgttttttgtattcaattctgccATGGTATTAGCCTAGGGTTCTGGATGACTCATCCAGAGACATTGCCACTCCTTCCACAACCTCTCCTATATTGCTTGCTTAATAAGACAACACTTTCTCTACAATTGACCCAGTGAACCTCTGCTGAACTGCCTGCAGTGCAACTAACTCCTCATGGGGACCAGAGCTGTATGTGGTACTCCAGACCCCCTTGCCCTCTGTCTGGCATTGACCAGAATTTGCGTTGTTCCGTTCTTGCACGTGCTGGTTTTTGACTTGGTCACTGAGCACTGCTGTTTTCACTTGCAGGAGGGCAAAGCTGAGGTTATACCTGGAGCAGCTGAAGGAGCTGGTACCGCTTGGGCCTGACTGTTCGAGACACACCACTCTGAGCCTACTGAAGCGAGCACGGACTCACATCAAGGTAAACGGGCGCTCGCTCTGGGTGCACTCTGTTTTCCCTCCTTGTGCAGATCTTCAGCAGCGCACTTACCtcatttgttcttttctttaaTTGGATGACCAGTGAAAGAAGCGGCAGAGAGGTGAGGGTTTTATTTGAAGGTTGCAGTAGGTTGTGGTCACGGAATGTTCCGCTGGAGCGAGCGGTGGTGGTAAGTTTGATGGTAACTTTGACAGCTGGACATGGTTCTCTCACAGCAGGGGCAAGTATTTGTGAGGCAGAGAGTACAGCTGAGTGGATTCTGTCTCGAGCCAAGTCAAAAAGCAGTGTAAGATGGTGGTGATGTGACTGGACTAGTAACCCCAGAGCCCCAAGCTAATGGTCTGGTGGTGTGGGGTTTGAATCTCCCTGGCAGCTGGTGAAACTTTGAATTCACCAAAAGGCTGGCCTCAGGGTGactgttgtaaaaaaaaaaacccatctggttccctaaatccctatttttttttttgttttgttttagggaaggaaatctgccaccgtTACTTGGTTAGGTCCACgtatgactccaggcccacagtaatATGCTGggctcctaactgccctctggaatgccTTCAGCAATGTGCACATTTCAGGGGCACGTGGATGTGTGACACTTGCCAACTGGCAATGCCAACATCAAAGAATGAAAAATACCGTGTTTTTTGAGTGCCTGGTGATGCTTGTTGGGCTGCACTCCTGGTTTGGAATGAAGCAGATGGCTCCTACTCCAGGaggagaccttggggttcaggagTATGGTTCCATGAAATGGTGTCACTGGTAGTCAGGCTGGTTAAGGAGGCTTcccctcattgctcagaccattgagtataagagttgggatgtcatgtcgcAGCTGAACAGATTGGgaaggctgcttttggaatactgcattcagttctgatcctcctgctgtaggaaggatgttgtgaaacggtTCAGAGAAGATTAGCAAGGCTGTTGCtacggttggagggtttgagcaacagacgctgaataggctggagctgttttcttccgagtgtcagaggctgagggggtgaccctatggaggtttataaaatcacgagaggcttGGATAAGGTGAGGAGGCAATGTctcttcccagggtaggggagtccaaaacaagagagcatatgtttaagttgagaggggaaagactctAGGGATCtaaagggtcaactttttcatgcagagggtggtgcatttatagaatgagctgccagaggaaatggaggttggtacaattgcaacattttaaaaggcatttgggatggGTATGAGTAGGAGGGGTTTGGTGGGGTATGGGCAAGTtatggcaaatgagactagattaatttaagatatctctggttggcatggatgagttggaccgaagggtctgtttcaatgctgtataacttGGAGTCATGTTTTTGTCATTTTAAGTCAATGGTGTGATTAGCCTGCTTTGGCTCTGGCATCTTGTGGTCTTAGAGTCCAGGCTGACACAGACCGAGTGCCTACTGTACTGTTGAGAGGAGTTAACCTCAGGCCCTGACacaagattagggggagcagatttaggactgaattgagaagggaTTTCTTCACCTatgggttgtaaatctgtggaattccctgcccaatgaagcagttgaggctacttcagtaaacctttttttaaaggaaagatcatttttcttttgaacagtaaaggaattgagagttatcgtgagagggtgggtaagtggagctgaagccaCAAAACGATccgtcatgatcttattgaatggcagagcaggctctaaTGGTAGGActacccactcctgctcctgctccttatGTTCTTAGTGAGACCATTATTGAGAACAAAGTTCTTGCTTGTGCCCTGCGTCTAATATCTATCACTCAGCCATCATTCTCCGATGTAGTTTCCTACTTGTGTGCTAGTGACTAGATTGAGCCTTCGGGTGCTGCGGGGTCATGAAGGGTACTGTAAAACCAGGGTCTGTCTTCATTCGTTCTCCTTCTGTCTTGTCCACAGAAGTTAGAGGAGCAGGACAAGAAGGCGCTCCACCAGAAGGAGCAGCTGCAGCGTGAGCGGCGGTACCTGAGGCGTCGGCTGGAACAGCTGGCTGTCCAGGGGATGGAGCGACTCCGCACTGACAGCCTGGGCTCAGCTATCTCCACTGACCGCTCCGATTCTGAGCAAGGTAAGGTTGTCCGGCCGTCGGCGGGCCAGAACGCCACCGAGGTCATTAAacactccctacagtgtgggaacaggtcctacaaagagtaacccaccagacccattctcctaccctgttactctacatttcccctgactaatgtgcctaagctacacatccctggacactacgggcagtttatcatggtcagttcaccttcacctgcacacctttggactgtgggaggaaaccagagcactccggaggaaacccacacacagtcacggggagaatgtgcaaactccacatggcctgaggctggaattgagccctggtccctggcgctgagaggcagcagtgctgaccactgagccattgtgcggCTCCAAACTACAGTCAGAAAGGCGTTGTGCTCCCTCTGTCTGCCCCTCACTTCACTCAGTCCTGGCTGTGCCCCCTCCCTGTGCCCTTCACAGCTCTCTGCTTCCTGCTTTCCACTCCCTACAACACTGCCCCCTCATCCCCAAAAGaaaactggcatctccacatcggGTGCACTGGGATGTTCTGTTcagttaaaggtgctatataaatgctagTTGTTCTTGTCATCTGGAGTGCAAAGCATTTCTTAAAAGGTCAGTAATCTTGGGGATGAGCATGTCACCTGCTGAACTAATGAATGCAGTAcctgggaatgtggtggaggcagcttcaattgaggcattccaaGGGGCATCAGGTGGTTACTTGGATAGTAATAGTGCATAGGGACAGCGAGTGGGagaggaaaggcaggagattggcaccaggGGATAGAACCAGTgtgggcatgatgggctgaatagcctcttgctGCAATTCTGTGAATAATACCCATGTGTCAAGAAGCTGCAGGGCAGTTTTGGGATGACTGATTGATTGGCTGGACTATTGCACAGGGCCTTGGAAGCAGCTATCCTAGTTTGGTTCTGGAGTCTGTGACTGACTGAGATGGGAGGGCAGGCAAGTGGTCAGGGCTAATCAGTATTTGCAGAGGGATAGAGCCTGGTAGGAAAGTAAGTGGACCATATCTTTTCAGATGGAATGAAATGTGGGCTGGGGAGGTGTGTGATGGTCCTTTTTGAGGCCTTCGCTCTGGATCAGTGATCCAGAGACATTGTTCCATGGACCCATTTTTTGAATTCTGCCAAGGCAGCTGGTGGCATCTGAACTctcattaagaatctaatgaggACCATGGACCCGTTTGTCAATTGTTGGATTGACTGATTAACTGAACAGAACATCCCAGTGCACCCATCCAGTTCATTAACATCcttttttttagggaaggaaatctggtctacatgtgactccagaggcGCAGTGATGTGGGTGACTGtcagctgccctctgggtaatcaAGGATGAGTAATAAAgttgagtgtgatgctggaaaagcgcacaggtcaggcagcatccgaggagcaggagaattgacgtttcgagatAGAAAGATGTCCTGAtggtagggcttatgcccaaaatgttgattctcctgcttctcaggtgctgcctgacctgctgtgcctttccagtgccaaACTCcacctctgatctccaccatATGCAGTCCTCGCCTTCCTCCTTCCTGGCTGTGTAATAAATCCTGGCCTGCCCACCAACACccgcatcctgtgaatgaattggaGCAAATGACAGCTAAGTCAGTTTATATCATTAATGAAGCTTTTGACcctggtttgatttttttttttcacctgTGCTCTTACACAGAAGCTGATGTTGACATCGAAGGTATGGAGTTTATTCCTGGTGAGCTGGACAGTGTTGGCAGTGCCAGTGATGTTGATGACCACTACAGCTTCCGGAGCAGCTCAAGTGACAGTGGCTATGCAGACTCTCACACAGTCACACCAAGACCCTCATAGTGACCACTTTGGTTACCAGCAGAGGACCACATTGTCAACGCAGGGCACTTATACATATATATATCTATatctatatattaaaaaaaatgagttTTGTTTTCTCCTGGGATGTTGACTGCCACTCTTTAACAGACACCCCAACCACAAGAGCACTTGCATTTGCTGTTACCCTCCTGCAGTTCTTTGAGAACCTGGCTCATCCATTCCGACGATTTGACTCTTGACACAAGGGTGTGAAGAAGTGCAGGGTGGTATTGGCAATAAGTGGCCGGGCAGGTGAAGGGCAAAGTTGGATGGGGGGGGGTGAAAAGCCAGCTCTAATGATTAGGCTTGAAAGTAGAGTATTGCTGtactcctggttttttttttttaaatttggttttTATTCTGTCGCCCTGTTCAGATTTGCCCATGGTAAGAATgaggagggaggtggtgtggctAGCTTGACCCACATGAGTTTTGCTGGTGTTATCCAGGGCTGGTTTTCCACTGTGCAGCTCTGAGAGGAGCGTTCACCTGTGTACCTCCTATCTCCTGTCAGCTGTCTACCTTCCTGATGCAGAATgcgttttgtttttaaaacaacttGACAGTATTCCTATCAAGGCTAAGCACAGTGCATTTATTGTCTCCTTGTTAATCATCAAGACTTTGCGCATTAATACAGggctttttctttttgaaaaagaaactgcAGCAATAGGCGTATCGAGCAAAAAGAAATTGAGAATTTTGCTTCTGCTTTCCGTGATTATACACCGGGCTCGTAGCAGTTTCATTATCTGTGTCATTTTGACTGCTTCTACTGAAAGTTAGTGATACTAAAAGTCTTTGCTTTCCCTGTCTGCTTGGTTTTAGTCATTAGAGCATGGCTTCTAGACAAACTTATCAATCATTTACATATACATCACTCTCTCTAGAGAGACATGCCTTTCTCATCTAgagaaggttttttaaaaaaaaaaggactgaaaaaaattgcaaaagtaATAGTCAAGTAATTTTAGCCAGTGTAGTCTCAATTTCCTGTATCAAAATTTTGTATTATATTTTCCTAAATGTTATCTAAACCATGCTTGTCGGGGAGGGTGGGGGGCGGTGAGATGGGACTAAAATGGTACAGGACCTAGATCAGAGTCTCAGACTTTCTGCCATTGTCATTCTGTGCCTTGGTATTCCTCCGAGAGCCCTGAGGATTTCCGATTGCTGGCATTTGCATCTGTCCCTTGCGGATACAATGGTGAGGACTTCATGGCAGCTCTTGTCCTTGTTTGCACTCTTCGAAGCGGCTGCTTCCAAACTTGCCGCTAACCGGGTAGTTCTGAGGTTGCAGTTCACGTGACCTTTTCTGTGATCATGCTCCTTACTCCCACTCCCCCAACTTCACCCAAAACCCTGATCTCCTGGTGGGGGCGGGTCAAAGGTTAGAACATGGCAgctgaattttaaaagaaaaaaatcttttaataAAAGTAAGAGTTTATTGTATCCTATTGTTATTGCTGGTTCCTGTAATGAAAGAAAAATCGCTCTAAATGCCTCATAACAGGGATGTAGCTCAGTGGTATTCGATTGACAGACTGcagaatttccagcaattttattttgaagGTGGTTTTATTTCCTCTGTGGATGCCAATTTCTGAATCATGAAAGCAATAGAGATTTTACTTTTATCAT
This region includes:
- the mxd4 gene encoding max dimerization protein 4, with translation MAFFNIQTLLEAAEYIERREREAEHGYASILPCNVEFNRKKGKTRKTPNNRSSHNELEKHRRAKLRLYLEQLKELVPLGPDCSRHTTLSLLKRARTHIKKLEEQDKKALHQKEQLQRERRYLRRRLEQLAVQGMERLRTDSLGSAISTDRSDSEQEADVDIEGMEFIPGELDSVGSASDVDDHYSFRSSSSDSGYADSHTVTPRPS